A region of the Hydra vulgaris chromosome 12, alternate assembly HydraT2T_AEP genome:
tattatttacattttattaattataataatttatactattaaatttatttaaaactgctttttgtttgaaaattttggttaatttagattttctagatttaatgcaaactaaaatatataaatgggCAAGACCATTTACCAAAAATCTTGGGAAAGTAGATTCATATGGGTCACAGGTGTTAACAACAATTTAAGTTTAGCACATTGCATTTGCTGTAAGACGTCTTTTAGTATATCTGCCAGTGGCATTAGTCAACTTAAAGGTAAAAAACATGTTAGCAAAGATCCttgtaaaatatcaaacaaCCAAAAGCAGTTCAATGAATCAGTCAGACTTTCAAATGTTAGATGTTCGAATGTCCATATAGATGATCAGATCTCTCATGCAGAAATTATGCAAGCTTTACATGTTGTCAATTGAAATTATAGTTTCAAGTCAACAGAAAATGACAACGCAAGATTTACCTCTATGTTTCCTGATTCAGTTGTGGCAAAGTGTTATAAGCAAGGTGaatcaaaaactaaatatcAAATACAATTTGGAATTGCCCCTTATGTTAAAAGTatgtgatattaaaaaaacacaattactTCAAAGTTTGATGAGACAACAACAAGCAAGTAAAAAAACAGTATGACGGATATCTCCAGTATTGGTCAGACAAAAAGGGAGAAATTGTAGCGCCATATTGTGGTTCTCTGTTTATTGGTCATTGTGACCACAACTAACTAGTTgagcatttaaattttaaactgacTTGGAGTTGGATTCTGCATATCTTTTACAAGTTGTGAAGGATGGGCCAAATGTTAACAAAGCCTTTAAAATGAAGGTATCACtggatttaaagaaaaagtctgttaatatttttattaagcttGGTACATGCAATCTTTATAAAGTTCATATTGCTTTTAGAAAAGGCATTAATAATCTTTCCTTTGATTTAGATGAACATTTATTgatattcactttttttttaagttgtttagtGCCAGATGTGAAGGTTTTGCTAATTTAGTTGATGTAACTAATTTGGTTGCTAAGTTTGCCAATAAACATATAGAAACGCAATGGCTTTCTATGAAATATGTTGCTGTTAGGATTTTGGAACCAATGAGTGAACcttagagaatatttttaaacatttcttccaaaacaaaaaaactttaacgctTTGTTCAAAACAGACAGATACAAAAGAACTAGTGAAGCTCTGCGCAATGATATTCAGACTAAAGGATATTTAGGTTTTTGTGCTTTCTCAACACAaaattttgaagcatttttagtACAATTTCAAACAGAATCTCCAATGATTCACATACTTTATCCTGCGaagtggaagctattaaagtttttacttcaaaaatttattcttccaaaaaagttaaaaaatgataatggAGAGTTCAAGTCACAGCctgaaattttaatgattgatTTCTGCAAAATCAAAAACCATAGAAAACTAAGTTCAGTTGAAGTAGGAACAAAAGTCAAATTGCTGTTGCATGGAGCTGCTCTACCTAATTTAGTAGATGAAAAATTTAGGACTGAGTGCAAAGAGTTTTATATTGTTTCTGTATCATATTTACAAGAAAACTAACCTTTTCATGTTTCACTTTTAAAGCATGCTCAATTTCTTCATCCAAAAAAGTGGATTGCTCCAGGTGCAAGAAGTGCAAtatctaatttaatattaaaagttgcTTCAGTATTAGACAAACGACTTAGCCCGGTTTTTCATCTAAATGAGACTTCTTCAACCAAAGAATCTCTGTGTGATAAAGTTAGAGATCAATGGTTGTCTTATCAGAATGAGGTAATCCcagaacatttttataaattcacaATCATTTACTACATCAGTCGCTCAACAGCAAACATCATATTGGTCTAATGTTTTTAGTACTTGTTacttaaattgtataaacaaacAATCCAAATATAAGCAAATAGATAATTATTGGAGTCAAGTGGGCACTATATGTGATGAAGCTGGCAATTTAAAATTTCCTCAGCTGCTTGCACTTTTTAAGTGTGTTTTATGTCTTAGTCATGGCAACAGTTCACCTCAAAgagaattttctataaataagaGGTTTATAGGAGCTCACAGTACCAACTTAAAAGAGGACACTGTTATTGCATTGAGATAAGGTATggtttaaataacaatatttttatctttttcttttttagtaatattaaaacattttatgatgAATAGTTTGATTTAttgcaacactttttttagttaaagatgAACTTAATCAAGTAGGTGGAGTTATAAATTTTCCAATAACAAGTAACTTAATTAAATGTTGTAAAGAGTCTCATCAaagatataaagtttatttagctGAGCAAACTAAATTAGTAAAGGCTGAATCAGAAAAAGTAAAGCAAACAGAGTTGCTGACAAAATCTTTACAACAGCAAAAAACAGATCTCGAACTTATTGAAGCAGATATAAGGTATATTgtttaacattgttttaataaaacttgtatattttctttattttattgtttgagTTTTgtcattgaataaaaacataacaaataggacttttattgaacaaaatatttaaattttattaaataaagggTATGCAAAGCTGGCATCGAGGTTGCAGAAACTGCTATTGATAAAGGTAATGGAAAACTTCAGCAAGCACTACTCAAAGTAAAGTTAGATAGAACTGTATGCCAAACTTCACAAGCTATGATTGACATGGGAATAAAGCGTAAAAGGgaattacaaataaatcttgacaatttagaaaaaaagaaaaaaatagtgaaataaagttctaatgaaaaaacatttttttcttaactttttatgttattttttatttagtaaagtatcaaactttataaattttggaacatataatatataattaaattatattaatatactataatactaAGTACATTTGTTTTGAGTATAAAATCTGAAAGAAACCTGTTTTAATGCAAGatagttaaactattttaatgcaagaaattaaaactaaaagtaaactttaacaGTTAATGTTGTTAACATGAGTTTGTGTTGAGTGTAATATATTGACTAAAATTTTGTtgtctttgttttatatatatatatatatatatatatatatatatatatatatatatatatatatatatatatatatatatatatatatagacacacacacacacacacacacacacacacacacacacacacacacacacacacacacacacacacacacacactaccGGCAATTAATTTGAGACAAGCggttaaaaatagtatttacatttaaaaaataaatatatctgaTTATCATATTTGCACTTCTTTATTTTTGgatcaaaaataaatagaacACAATAAATAAGTGGATAGAATAGGATATGGGCATTTTTGCACCCAAAAATTTGGTTATGTacaaaagtatacaaaaattttacttatcGGTAGCTTTGTGTAGATACTTTATGTAGATCCAATATAGTATATAATGACTTGCAAATGAATATacaaatattgtattatttgaactgtttatttttttttagtttctattttGTCATACTAAAATGGCTCCAGTTCGAGAATTAAGCTTTGAACAGAAAGTTCGCATTGTTTTACTTGATGAAGgtgtttcagaaaaaaaaattgccgaAAGAATGAAAATATCAAAGACTGGAGTTCACAAAACAATCAAGCGTTTCAAGGAAACTGGTCAATATTGTGACTTACCACGACCTGGACAGCCTAGAAAGATAGATGAACATGGTGATTGTCGTATTACGAGATTATCTATGTCAAACAGAAAATTAACAGATCCACAAATAATGAGAGAATACAATGAAACTGCTGAAAAACTTGTGTGTGTCTGGACAATAAGAGCTGCCAAAAAAAGCGTTGCTAAGGAAAGCAAACAAGGTGAAACGACTACAATGGGCTCGCAAACAATTCAACTGGACAATAAGTCAATGGAATGCAGTAGTATGGAGCGATGAGTCCAAGTTTGAATTAATTGGCAACAAGAGAAGAATATTTGTACGCCGGCACCAGAATGAACGTTACATTCTGCAGTGCATTGTGCCTACTGTTAAGCATGGAGGAGGTTCAATAATGGTATGGGGTTGTTTTGCAGGTCACAAATTAGGAGATTTGATCAGAGTTCGTGGAATTATGAAAAAGGAGCAATACAGAAATATTTTGGAGAATCATGCCATTCCATCTGCTCATTGAATGGTGGTTCGACGCCAGCCTGTTTTTATGCAAGATAAAGACCCAAAGCACAAATCTAAACTTTGTACAAATTATCGGAATCAACTAGTACAAGAAAAAATCCTTACATTAATGGACTGGTCTGCGCAGTCACCAGACCTCAATCCGATTGAGCTTCTTTGGGATGAAATAGACCAGTATGTGAAGAAATTCCAAGTAAAATCTGAGGAACATTTATGGGAGTTACTCCAAGAGGCTTGGAAAGCTGTAACCAtggaaaatttaaacaaattaatctTTCGTATGCTAAGAATATGTGAAGCAGTAATAAAGAAACGTGGTGGTTATTTTGATGAATGCAAAGTTTGAAACTTGTGCAAAATAATAAAGAtcttataatttaactttttaatgtttgttaagTTTTCTATTTGTTAGAAATATTTGTgaagaaaactaaataaagtatatttcatGAACTAATTTGTAGTTTCTTTATTCCCTGAGAtcgaaaaaaaacataaacaaaaatataactgatagatttcattgatttttaatagaattaatGTTTTCTCATCACTGGTCTCAAATTAATTGCCGGTATTgtacatattttattgttatttttttcttttttgatttccAGTAGAATTTGAACTAATtctaaagtaatgaaaaatatgttttctatgataatttaaaaataataactttacaatATGTTTTTGCAGCATacttatattttagtataaggttttgttaataatacttcaaacatttatatacaatttaaaattgattctaTACTCATCAGTTTCaagtttcttttatatttaagtataagttataaattttatatttaattataaaatataataaattaaaaaatctatatggtattatgaatttatatacactatatatataatagagtgCGTGCAAAAgcatgcaaatttttaaaaagaagcatGCAAAAGCATGcaacataattaataaatagCATGCAAAAGCATgcaattttagtaaaaagtagCAAGCAAAGGCATGCAAATTCATAAATGTTGGCTGGGAACCCtgcataagttataaaaatatatttttgctcttttcttatctaaaataatcaaaataactgtatatattagaaaatatgttttgtaCAATTAAATCGCGTTTAAAGTTTTGGACCTTAATCCTAATTATTTCATGTAAGTAGCATCtaactaaagaaaatatgtGACTTTATCTAAGTAGTTATAATAActgattttattgaaaaaaattagtaatactGAGTATCGTAACTTTAATACACAAGTCTTTGCAAGATTGTAAGGATtgatttttctagttttttttttagacaattagGATTGATTACAaaatagttagattttttttattgatataagatGGACCAAAAgtttctatataatatataacaagctaaaatattaaaaagggTTCAAACattgcatgattttttaataataacattttggtCAAAGGAACAACGCGCATCGGTCAAAGGTACAACGTACGTGTTGTACCTTTGACCAAtagacttctttttttaaaacgcgGGAAAAAGATACTTCTTggtcaaatgaaaaaaaagttctaagtataatttttgggcaaaatATAAGAgaatattataaagtttgaaTGGTTTGGATTTACTCAATAGGCTACGCAAAAAACGCCTTAAAGCAAAAAGTGGTCAAAGGTACAACAGGtttccctatatatatatatatatatatatatatatatatatatatatatatatatatatatatatatatatatatatatatataaatattgctctaaccactgctgccgtggcgcagtggttagagcgcttgctttataagcaggagatccaggttcgaaacgagctttagacgtattttcgcgtcacggtaaggaaggaggcgtaagattcttggttaaatgcacttccgcggtgctctgtgttAGGTCTTCTTcgagcacctaaataaaaaaattaaaatctgtgTGTGGATCCGTTAGGGTGGATCCATTGAGGAGGGGGATAATGGGGGCGAATGCTTCCCTAAGATAGGATGTTGTTTGAAAACGATTAATTAGGAAGGCTTTACTTTAGCTCCGTAGCGTTTTTTTCTGAATGAATCAGCATTaatcaatgatatattatataattagatgtctaacttcgatCCGAAAAGTGAAGCcgttttttgccttttttacaaatggcggactaaatttgtaaacaaatattttaaacttttctttttttaaatgaagtaaatatatttttaatttaaatactatttacgtAAAAGTGTTAAGctgaaattataatatttgtaaaataataatttatgattccttaatttgttttatattaaaaagggattaaagttttgaatagaaaagtaaaacaacagacgcttttgaagcatttttatgaataaaatactttttaataaacacaggctgataaaaaaacttttataagtattttaagtttaagttattaaaatttgtttttgaattatctttaatttattaggaacttttgacttgcatttttaacttttattccacacTTCGGCTTCagcttttgccctttttacaaatggcggactattgttataaacaaaaaaaagcgaCTTCATTTTTTGTCCAATAAAACCCcgcaagttagacatctagttgtataatatatcattggcattattatactaaaatgtgagaaaaaaaaagcttgttcCGCGTGGTTTCCATGTGGGTTCCCGTAtgcatattttgaa
Encoded here:
- the LOC136088267 gene encoding uncharacterized protein LOC136088267 yields the protein MAPVRELSFEQKVRIVLLDEGVSEKKIAERMKISKTGVHKTIKRFKETGQYCDLPRPGQPRKIDEHGDCRITRLSMSNRKLTDPQIMREYNETAEKLVCVWTIRAAKKSVAKESKQGETTTMGSQTIQLDNKSMECSSMER